Proteins encoded by one window of Gemmatimonadaceae bacterium:
- a CDS encoding ATP-binding protein: MLDPRYLLRWVYLVRFSVASAIFIAGVVNWATQETDASKLTVVTVTFALVTVFTLASFVYSEIYRKPLGKTFLYVQSIIDLLLVTVVVHVTPGVGESGGVSQFSALYILVIAAATLMLPVGGGLLVAALGIVLFFADTVFGVNVVMHSGIVWAQLGVFAAVSVGSAILASQLQKAGEGKEILVAALEHARLQAADILRNIQSGVLTIDSSGHLLYANPKAQGLLGVPFDTALGEPVLDRIAAAAPELAQALRRSVADRIRTTRAEGIVTTASKRFPIGVTTTYTEGDGLRTDRTATAIFQDISDQKRLETLRLRAERLEGVAELSASLAHEIKNPLASIRSAVEQLAGMPQESEDGQTLSRLVLRESDRLSRLLTEFLDFARVRVARTGDVKLADMVRGAARLAEAHPEEQGRNRVVCVVPEDDDLSVQGDEDLLHRAIFNLLLNAIQASPEGGVVKIEATAMSPDQLPLGVRYEAGSVSVRVSDEGPGIPLEIRDRLFDPFFTTKPGGSGLGLAVVHRAIEAHRGMVFLDSGPRGTTFTVILPRTQTASGDTA; this comes from the coding sequence ATGCTCGACCCACGCTATCTGCTGCGGTGGGTCTATCTGGTTCGGTTCTCGGTGGCCAGCGCGATCTTCATCGCCGGCGTGGTGAACTGGGCCACGCAGGAAACGGATGCCAGCAAGCTCACGGTGGTCACGGTCACCTTCGCGCTGGTCACCGTCTTCACGCTAGCGTCGTTCGTGTACAGCGAAATATACCGAAAGCCGCTCGGCAAAACGTTTCTCTACGTCCAGAGCATCATCGATCTGCTGTTGGTGACGGTGGTGGTGCACGTGACGCCCGGGGTGGGTGAATCGGGCGGCGTCTCACAGTTCTCGGCCCTGTACATCCTGGTCATCGCCGCGGCCACGCTCATGCTCCCGGTGGGCGGCGGGCTGCTCGTGGCGGCCCTGGGCATCGTGCTGTTCTTTGCCGACACGGTGTTCGGCGTGAACGTGGTCATGCACAGCGGCATCGTGTGGGCGCAGTTGGGCGTGTTCGCCGCGGTCTCGGTGGGCAGCGCCATTCTCGCCTCGCAACTGCAGAAGGCCGGCGAGGGCAAGGAGATCCTGGTCGCGGCCCTGGAGCACGCGCGATTGCAGGCCGCCGACATCCTGCGGAACATCCAGAGCGGCGTGTTGACCATCGATTCGAGCGGCCACCTGCTGTACGCCAACCCCAAGGCGCAGGGGCTGCTCGGCGTGCCCTTCGACACGGCGCTGGGCGAGCCAGTGCTCGACCGCATCGCGGCCGCGGCCCCCGAGTTGGCTCAGGCACTGCGACGGTCGGTGGCCGACCGCATCCGCACCACGCGGGCCGAAGGAATCGTGACCACGGCGTCCAAGCGGTTCCCGATCGGCGTGACCACCACCTATACCGAAGGCGACGGGCTGCGCACCGATCGCACGGCGACGGCGATCTTCCAGGACATCTCCGACCAGAAGCGCCTCGAGACGCTGCGCCTGCGCGCCGAACGCCTCGAAGGCGTTGCCGAACTGAGCGCGTCGCTGGCCCACGAGATCAAGAATCCGCTGGCGTCCATCCGGAGCGCCGTGGAGCAGCTGGCCGGCATGCCGCAGGAATCGGAGGACGGGCAGACGCTCAGCCGGCTCGTGCTGCGCGAGTCCGACCGCCTGTCCCGCCTGCTCACCGAGTTCCTGGACTTCGCGCGCGTGCGCGTGGCGCGCACCGGCGACGTGAAGCTGGCCGACATGGTGCGCGGCGCGGCGCGGCTGGCCGAAGCCCATCCCGAGGAACAGGGGCGCAACCGCGTGGTGTGCGTGGTGCCCGAGGACGACGACCTGTCGGTGCAAGGCGACGAGGATCTCCTGCACCGCGCGATCTTCAATCTGCTGCTGAACGCCATTCAGGCCTCGCCCGAGGGGGGCGTGGTGAAGATCGAGGCGACGGCGATGAGTCCCGACCAGCTCCCGCTGGGCGTGCGCTACGAGGCGGGCAGCGTATCGGTGCGGGTGAGCGACGAGGGACCGGGCATTCCGCTCGAGATCCGCGACCGCCTGTTCGATCCCTTCTTCACCACCAAGCCCGGCGGGAGCGGCCTCGGTCTGGCCGTCGTGCACCGGGCGATCGAGGCGCATCGCGGCATGGTGTTCCTCGACAGCGGGCCGCGCGGCACCACGTTCACCGTGATCCTGCCGCGCACCCAGACCGCTTCCGGAGACACCGCGTGA